The Bicyclus anynana chromosome 4, ilBicAnyn1.1, whole genome shotgun sequence genome window below encodes:
- the LOC112056312 gene encoding parafibromin has product MADPLSLLRQYNVNKKEIIERDGQIIFGEFSWPKNVKTNYLVWGSGKEGSDKEYYSLECLLFILKHISLAHPVYVKQAAAANIPPVRRPDRKELLAYLNGETATCASIDKSAPLEIPTQVKRSHDNDGGESAAKKPRIEETHVQKVREQLAARLDAPKEASVTVDNIKSLSEAMSVEKIAAIKAKRLAKKRTTIKSNDYADTLGVVGSDLRAILDYDVDLTKDIISRERQWRTRTTVLQSNGKTFAKSILALLSSIRAREEGRPGVPRPQPVVMPAPTVIPTQQTQYNRYDQERFIRQKQETEGFKIDTMGTYHGMTLKSVTEGPSVPAPARAPQTPTHPRQMPQNGSVPGTPGRRDLLPVAAARAPPAGAKRPSRTPIIIIPAAATSLITMYNVKDMLQDLKFVPVEQKKTEGAVRENEVLLQRRKGPHTDQIPNNATTITVPYRVVDNPGRLSAAEWDRVVGVFVQGPAWQFKGWPWDGNPVQIFSNICAFHLKFDEMKLDANVARWAVTVIHLSRTKRHLDRAALLGFWETLDKHMMKNKPHLRF; this is encoded by the exons ATGGCGGACCCCCTTAGTTTACTACGACAATATAACgtcaataaaaaagaaataattgagCGTGACGGTCAAATCATATTTGGCGAGTTTTCGTGGCCCAAGAATGTTAAAACAAATTATCTTGTGTGGGG atCTGGAAAAGAAGGCAGCGACAAAGAATACTATTCTCTGGAATGTCTGCTGTTTATTCTTAAACACATATCGCTTGCTCATCCAGTGTATGTCAAGCAAGCAGCT GCAGCAAATATTCCACCTGTGCGCCGTCCTGATCGTAAAGAGCTGCTTGCTTACCTGAATGGTGAAACAGCCACTTGTGCTTCAATAGACAAGAGTGCACCATTGGAAATTCCAACCCAG GTTAAGCGTTCACATGACAATGATGGTGGAGAATCAGCAGCGAAGAAGCCCCGCATTGAGGAAACTCATGTACAAAAGGTTCGAGAACAGCTGGCAGCAAGATTGGATGCGCCCAAAGAAGCCTCTGTCACTGTTGACAATATCAA ATCTTTGTCAGAGGCTATGTCCGTAGAAAAAATTGCAGCCATCAAAGCCAAACGTCTGGCCAAGAAAAGGACAACTATTAAAAGCAATGACTATGCTGACACATTGGGTGTTGTTGGATCAGACCTGAGAGCCATTCTAGACTATGATGTGGATCTGACTAAAGATATTATTAGTAGAGAGAGGCAGTGGAGGACTAGGACAACAGTACTACAGAGCAATGGAAAG ACATTTGCAAAGAGCATTTTAGCTCTACTAAGTAGTATAAGAGCTCGCGAGGAAGGCAGGCCCGGTGTGCCACGACCTCAGCCTGTGGTAATGCCAGCACCCACTGTTATACCAACACAACAGACGCAATATAACAGATATGATCAGGAAAGATTTATTAGACAAAAACAAG AAACTGAGGGTTTCAAAATCGACACTATGGGTACATACCACGGTATGACTCTCAAATCCGTAACAGAAGGCCCCAGCGTGCCGGCACCTGCGCGCGCGCCACAGACTCCGACCCACCCAAGACAAATGCCAC AGAACGGCTCAGTTCCGGGCACGCCAGGCCGCCGCGACCTGCTGCCggtggcggcggcgcgcgcgccccCCGCCGGCGCCAAGCGGCCCTCGCGCAcgcccatcatcatcatccccgCCGCCGCCACCTCGCTCATTACCATGTACAACGTCAAAGACATGCTGCAGGACCTCAA ATTTGTACCAGTCGAGCAAAAGAAAACAGAAGGTGCAGTTCGTGAGAATGAAGTACTATTGCAGAGAAGGAAGGGCCCACACACAGACCAAATACCCAACAACGCCACTACGATTACG GTGCCATACCGCGTGGTAGACAACCCCGGGCGGTTGTCCGCCGCGGAGTGGGACCGGGTGGTGGGCGTGTTCGTGCAGGGGCCGGCCTGGCAGTTCAAGGGCTGGCCCTGGGACGGCAACCCTGTGCAGATCTTCTCCAACA TTTGCGCGTTCCACCTGAAGTTCGACGAGATGAAGCTAGACGCGAACGTGGCGCGCTGGGCCGTCACCGTGATCCACCTCAGCCGCACCAAGCGGCATCTGGACCGCGCCGCGCTGCTCGGCTTCTGGGAGACACTTGACAA gcACATGATGAAGAATAAACCACACCTGAGGTTCTGA
- the LOC112051779 gene encoding b(0,+)-type amino acid transporter 1 isoform X2, with translation MHHNEQPPGIACNGGAREGGLVWRGCAADCDAEDGAAGALADGNANPGDKLEGSDAAADDPVHLKRRVGLFSGVALIVGTMIGSGIFVSPSGLLERTGSVGISFIIWMACGLLSLLGALAYAELGTMNTSSGAEYAYFMDAFGGPPAFLFSWVSTLVLKPSQMAIICLTFAKYAVEPFVSECEPPDSLVKLVAVISIVMILAVNCYSVNLATNVQNIFTAAKLVAIAIIVCGGAYKLILGNTRHLQEPNFASSTATLGNIAAAFYTGLWAYDGWNNLNYVTEEIKNPSKNLPMSIIIGIPLVTLCYALVNVSYLAVMSVSEMADSGAVAVTFGNRLLGPMAWLMPLAVTISTFGSANGTLFVAGRLCFAASREGHLLDILSYVHVRRFTPAPGLIFHSLIAAAMVLYGTIDSLIDFFSFTAWIFYGGAMLALIVMRYTKPHAPRPYKVPIIIPYVVLIVSTYLVVAPIIDKPQWEYLYAGAFILGGLLVYVPFVKWGYSLPFMDNITVFLQMVLEVVPTSTTFEY, from the exons CTGGAGGGGTCGGACGCAGCTGCGGACGACCCTGTTCACCTCAAGAGACGGGTGGGACTCTTCAGTGGGGTGGCTCTAATCGTCGGCACTATGATTG gTTCTGGTATATTCGTGTCGCCCTCTGGGCTTTTGGAGCGCACCGGCTCAGTGGGCATAAGCTTCATCATATGGATGGCGTGCGGTCTGCTCTCGCTGCTAG GAGCGCTGGCTTATGCGGAGCTAGGAACGATGAATACATCCTCTGGAGCCGAGTACGCGTACTTTATGGACGCTTTCGGTGGACCTCCTGCATTTTTGTTTTCATGG GTATCGACATTGGTCTTGAAGCCCTCCCAAATGGCCATCATCTGCCTGACCTTCGCCAAGTACGCCGTGGAACCCTTCGTGTCAGAATGCGAGCCACCTGATTCACTTGTCAAACTTGTGGCCGTCATATCTATTG TAATGATACTGGCGGTCAACTGCTACAGTGTGAATCTAGCGACGAATGTCCAAAACATCTTTACTGCGGCTAAATTGGTAGCGATTGCTATAATCGTCTGCGGGGGAGCATACAAATTGATACTAG GTAATACGCGACATTTACAGGAGCCCAACTTCGCCAGTAGCACGGCGACTCTGGGCAACATCGCCGCAGCCTTCTACACCGGCCTCTGGGCCTATGACGGCTGGAATAACCTTAACTATGTTACTGAGGAAATTAAAAACCCATCCAA GAACCTTCCAATGAGCATAATAATTGGCATCCCACTGGTGACGCTGTGCTACGCGCTGGTGAACGTGTCGTACCTGGCGGTCATGTCGGTCAGCGAGATGGCAGACAGCGGCGCGGTGGCCGTCACCTTCGGCAACCGCCTGCTCGGCCCCATGGCCTGGCTGATGCCCCTCGCTGTCACTATCTCCACCTTTGGTTCTGCTAATGGAACTTTGTTTGTTGCGGGAAG GTTATGCTTTGCGGCGTCTCGTGAAGGACATTTACTGGATATCCTGTCGTACGTCCACGTGCGTCGCTTCACACCTGCTCCTGGGCTGATATTCCAC TCGTTGATCGCAGCAGCGATGGTGTTGTACGGGACGATAGACTCTCTGATAGACTTCTTTTCATTCACTGCCTGGATATTCTACGGCGGCGCCATGCTCGCCCTCATTGTTATGAGATACACGAAGCCCCACGCGCCTCGACCGTACAAG GTGCCAATAATAATCCCGTACGTGGTGCTGATCGTGTCGACGTACCTGGTGGTCGCGCCGATCATCGACAAGCCGCAGTGGGAGTACTTGTACGCGGGCGCCTTCATCCTCGGCGGCCTGCTGGTCTACGTCCCCTTCGTCAAGTGGGGATACTCGCTGCCGTTTATGG ATAACATTACAGTATTTCTGCAAATGGTGTTGGAGGTTGTGCCAACGTCCACGACTTTCGAATACTAA